One genomic segment of Paenibacillus xylanexedens includes these proteins:
- a CDS encoding DNA polymerase IV codes for MSSDGNPPANVDQYYPAAGRVILHVDMNAFYCSVHEAEEPDLYRGKATAVAGSSELRKGVIVTCSYAARNRGISTGMVVHQAMKKCPDLIVIRPDFHLYRQYSRAFMQIAYSYTPQLEATSIDECYLDITGSRQFGNPMEIAESIQQRIKDELGLPCSIGIAPNKLLAKMASDLKKPNGISILRMRDVPRILWHRPCNEMFGIGKKTAEKLKKLGIETIGQLAKSDESMLTELFGINGAWLKNSANGINHSAVHAEREANKSIGHTTTLPADVSDMNEIHRVFLNISDQVTRRLRKHEMFSQGIQITIRTPDMKTITRSRLMEVPTEDATVIYREACKLFEKHWGSSKPVRMLGVTLQNLIPREESAVQMDLFEYEQKPKKDNLIRIMDQLRDKFGENAVVTAGMLGDDPSVLLRNHKVRGTSLQKDNLQSLD; via the coding sequence ATGTCTTCAGACGGCAATCCTCCAGCAAATGTGGATCAATATTACCCTGCAGCCGGACGGGTGATTCTGCATGTCGATATGAATGCTTTCTACTGCTCTGTACATGAAGCCGAGGAACCAGATTTATATAGAGGAAAAGCAACGGCCGTTGCGGGCAGCAGTGAACTGCGAAAGGGTGTAATTGTAACCTGCTCATATGCCGCTCGTAATCGAGGCATCTCAACAGGTATGGTTGTGCACCAAGCCATGAAAAAGTGCCCTGATCTCATTGTGATACGTCCTGATTTTCATTTATATCGTCAATATTCAAGAGCCTTCATGCAGATTGCGTATAGTTATACGCCTCAACTTGAGGCTACATCCATTGATGAATGTTATCTTGATATTACAGGTTCAAGGCAATTCGGGAATCCAATGGAGATTGCGGAGAGCATTCAGCAGAGAATCAAGGATGAATTGGGGCTGCCATGTTCCATTGGCATTGCACCCAACAAATTATTGGCGAAGATGGCTTCGGATCTGAAAAAGCCGAACGGTATTTCCATTTTACGCATGAGGGACGTACCCCGGATTCTTTGGCACAGACCATGCAACGAGATGTTTGGCATTGGCAAAAAAACGGCTGAAAAGCTGAAAAAATTGGGCATTGAAACGATTGGTCAATTGGCCAAGTCGGATGAGAGCATGTTGACCGAACTATTTGGAATTAATGGAGCATGGCTCAAAAATTCCGCGAATGGCATTAACCATTCCGCAGTTCACGCGGAACGTGAGGCCAATAAATCCATTGGGCATACAACCACTTTACCGGCGGATGTATCGGATATGAATGAGATTCATCGGGTGTTCCTCAATATAAGTGACCAGGTAACCAGAAGATTGCGCAAGCACGAAATGTTCAGCCAGGGGATTCAGATTACAATCCGCACACCGGATATGAAGACAATCACCCGATCACGTCTAATGGAAGTTCCTACGGAGGATGCAACGGTCATATACCGTGAGGCCTGTAAACTATTTGAGAAGCATTGGGGTAGTAGCAAGCCTGTACGCATGCTGGGTGTGACACTTCAAAACCTGATTCCAAGAGAGGAATCCGCTGTACAGATGGACTTGTTCGAATATGAGCAGAAGCCCAAGAAGGACAATCTGATTCGGATTATGGATCAGTTACGTGATAAATTTGGTGAGAATGCTGTTGTGACCGCCGGCATGCTTGGAGACGATCCTTCTGTGCTGCTTCGTAATCATAAAGTGCGCGGTACTTCCCTGCAAAAAGATAACTTGCAAAGTCTTGATTAA
- a CDS encoding ferredoxin, translating into MSKYTWVEKDTCIACGACGATAPDIYDYDDEGLAEVIFDGDANHGVKAIPDDLFDDMQDACDGCPTDSIKVADEPFNKEG; encoded by the coding sequence ATGAGTAAATATACTTGGGTTGAAAAAGACACATGCATCGCATGTGGCGCTTGTGGAGCAACGGCTCCAGACATCTACGATTATGATGATGAAGGTTTGGCTGAAGTTATCTTTGACGGCGATGCTAACCATGGTGTCAAAGCTATTCCAGACGACTTGTTTGACGATATGCAGGATGCATGCGATGGCTGCCCTACAGATTCAATCAAAGTAGCGGACGAGCCTTTCAATAAAGAAGGCTAA
- a CDS encoding L,D-transpeptidase family protein yields the protein MQNTHLRTYVKKHPDNKMAWYLLGKEYLSEGQEAKANYCFQQAGEVYEAFERSKAPADIWVDYQEKLVEMSEQKEKKQRRRKMWLTLLMLLVLAGLPPADAPGFSREAADALSAALESTDDIEAPVEADKQVGTASIAPSNVFTAAAFGGGNHGEAALAAAWSGSGPKVETSAVLGMQTSDDWSLWKRNMPVKYIVQTNTSGKLTAQSYDAKQCNCEPPEITPKIKKMALAWTAKQEVAASLSSAIVAYRKKNDAWPKNVTQMAQPFPNNILGETAPGMTEMFPKLLALHQGKAKEGKNDSSGKENGSTTSNSSQGKNAAFADTLGGQPFLQEPLEIVIDKDKHKLALISGDTIVRMYDVGLGGDRTPEGSFVITDKVVNPNGRSNGEFGSRGMQLSNTNYAIHGTNEPDSIGLDESLGCVRMRTGDVEELFALAPQGTPVRIGEDVLPDLTLVPEAKQRYQHTLVPKQNNPNKTYHWLN from the coding sequence ATGCAGAATACTCATCTAAGAACATATGTTAAGAAACATCCAGACAATAAAATGGCTTGGTACTTGCTTGGAAAGGAGTACTTGAGCGAAGGACAGGAGGCCAAAGCCAATTATTGTTTTCAGCAAGCGGGCGAGGTTTACGAGGCATTTGAACGCAGTAAAGCTCCTGCTGACATCTGGGTGGACTATCAGGAGAAATTGGTGGAGATGTCTGAGCAAAAAGAGAAAAAACAACGTAGACGCAAAATGTGGCTTACGCTGTTAATGCTGCTTGTGCTGGCAGGTCTGCCACCTGCGGACGCTCCGGGTTTCAGTCGGGAAGCGGCCGACGCACTGTCAGCCGCACTGGAATCCACAGATGACATCGAAGCGCCTGTAGAAGCGGATAAACAGGTTGGAACGGCATCCATTGCGCCAAGCAATGTGTTCACTGCTGCGGCATTTGGTGGAGGTAATCATGGCGAGGCTGCGCTCGCAGCTGCCTGGTCCGGGTCTGGCCCAAAAGTAGAGACCTCTGCTGTACTGGGGATGCAAACCTCAGATGACTGGTCTTTATGGAAGAGAAATATGCCTGTGAAATACATAGTACAAACCAATACAAGCGGGAAATTAACTGCACAGAGTTATGATGCCAAGCAATGTAACTGTGAACCTCCTGAAATTACACCGAAAATCAAAAAGATGGCCTTGGCGTGGACCGCCAAGCAGGAAGTAGCTGCATCATTATCAAGTGCAATCGTTGCCTATCGCAAAAAAAATGACGCTTGGCCCAAGAATGTAACGCAAATGGCCCAGCCATTTCCGAACAATATCCTGGGAGAGACTGCGCCAGGGATGACCGAGATGTTTCCGAAGCTGTTAGCTCTGCATCAAGGAAAGGCAAAGGAAGGAAAGAACGATTCGAGTGGTAAAGAGAATGGTTCAACGACTTCGAATTCGTCTCAAGGCAAAAATGCCGCTTTTGCAGATACGCTGGGAGGTCAGCCTTTTTTGCAGGAACCGCTGGAGATTGTCATTGATAAGGATAAACATAAACTTGCATTAATCAGTGGGGATACCATTGTTCGTATGTATGATGTGGGACTTGGCGGTGATCGAACACCGGAGGGATCATTTGTCATTACAGATAAAGTGGTCAATCCGAATGGACGCTCGAACGGGGAGTTCGGAAGCAGAGGTATGCAACTCTCGAATACAAATTATGCCATCCATGGGACCAACGAGCCAGACAGTATCGGACTGGATGAGTCCCTTGGATGTGTGAGAATGCGTACAGGAGATGTAGAAGAGTTATTCGCTCTTGCTCCGCAAGGCACTCCGGTACGCATTGGAGAAGATGTACTGCCAGATCTGACGCTTGTTCCAGAAGCAAAGCAGCGTTATCAGCATACACTTGTTCCAAAGCAAAATAATCCGAACAAAACGTATCACTGGCTGAATTGA
- a CDS encoding quinone-dependent dihydroorotate dehydrogenase, whose protein sequence is MLYRSLAKPLLFKMDPEQAHHLIIGGLSGVGSIRPVPSGLRVMYGVRETSDLAVDMFGCHFPTPVGLAAGLDKNGQAVTGFSSIGFGFMEVGTVTPLAQPGNDQPRLFRLPPDEALVNRMGFNNLGAEAMAGELARLQDRRIPVAVNIGKNKATSNEEAHLDYSKCIQALYDYADLFVVNISSPNTPDLRNLQHGNELKELLAAVMNEMNVQHARAGGATKSVLVKIAPDVNDQELEYMVRTIADSGVAGIIATNTTISRTGLSHQHAKETGGLSGKPLRDRSTEIIRQIYRQTEGKLPIIGSGGIFTSEDAYEKIKAGASLVEIYTALIYEGPEVNRRIHAGLRELLRKDGYRHISEAVGAEHR, encoded by the coding sequence TTGTTATACAGAAGTCTTGCTAAACCTTTGTTGTTCAAAATGGACCCTGAACAGGCCCATCATCTGATTATTGGCGGCCTTAGTGGCGTGGGTAGCATCCGTCCGGTTCCTTCCGGACTGCGTGTGATGTACGGCGTTCGGGAAACGTCTGATCTGGCTGTTGACATGTTTGGGTGTCATTTCCCTACACCTGTTGGTCTGGCTGCGGGTCTGGACAAAAACGGGCAGGCCGTAACGGGCTTTTCTTCCATCGGATTTGGATTCATGGAAGTGGGAACCGTGACACCACTTGCACAACCAGGTAACGATCAACCACGGCTGTTCCGTTTGCCTCCAGATGAGGCGTTGGTGAACCGAATGGGCTTCAACAATCTTGGTGCGGAAGCCATGGCAGGTGAATTGGCACGTCTACAGGATCGGCGTATTCCAGTGGCTGTTAACATCGGCAAAAATAAGGCAACGTCTAATGAGGAAGCTCACTTGGACTATTCGAAGTGCATTCAGGCACTATACGATTATGCTGATCTGTTCGTGGTTAATATCAGTTCACCAAATACACCGGATTTGCGTAATCTGCAACATGGGAATGAATTGAAGGAACTGCTCGCTGCGGTTATGAACGAGATGAACGTGCAGCATGCACGAGCGGGCGGAGCGACCAAATCCGTTCTGGTGAAGATCGCACCGGATGTGAATGATCAGGAACTTGAATATATGGTTCGAACAATTGCAGACAGCGGTGTTGCTGGCATTATTGCTACGAACACAACCATCAGTCGTACAGGACTTTCCCACCAACATGCGAAGGAAACAGGCGGTCTGAGCGGTAAACCTCTACGTGATCGTTCGACGGAGATTATTCGCCAGATCTATCGCCAGACCGAAGGCAAACTTCCGATTATCGGTTCAGGTGGCATTTTCACAAGTGAGGATGCATACGAGAAAATTAAAGCCGGAGCAAGCTTGGTCGAAATATATACAGCATTGATCTATGAAGGACCTGAGGTGAATCGGCGCATTCATGCCGGACTGCGTGAGTTGCTGCGCAAGGACGGTTATCGTCATATCTCCGAAGCGGTTGGTGCGGAGCATCGTTAA
- a CDS encoding GTP pyrophosphokinase, with protein sequence MDGRDWGTFLLPYEQAVEELKVKFKTMRAELKKREEYAPIEFVTGRVKKISSILEKSRRLNVSLDDVETGIEDIAGIRIMCQFVDDIRRVAEYIRGRKDLTVLIEKDYITNFKESGYRSFHMIIEYPVQTALGQKKVLAEIQIRTLAMNFWATIEHSLSYKFREGLPDEMRTRLKKTAEAAFILDNEMSAIRLQILEAQKAFEDDSNIVSRTLNIIHQLYFYHLVSEAIEAQKRFNDYWERHDMEGLKDLLDDVKKLLNNARKGENPDEHL encoded by the coding sequence ATGGACGGTAGAGACTGGGGTACATTTTTACTTCCTTATGAACAAGCGGTAGAGGAATTGAAAGTCAAGTTTAAGACAATGCGAGCGGAACTGAAGAAACGGGAAGAGTATGCCCCGATTGAATTCGTTACCGGTCGTGTCAAAAAAATATCCAGTATTCTGGAGAAATCCAGACGACTGAATGTGTCGCTTGATGACGTGGAAACAGGCATTGAGGATATTGCAGGTATCCGCATTATGTGCCAGTTCGTGGATGATATCCGTCGGGTTGCCGAGTATATTCGAGGTCGTAAGGATCTCACGGTACTCATTGAGAAAGATTACATTACGAATTTCAAAGAGAGCGGCTACCGAAGCTTCCATATGATTATTGAGTATCCCGTTCAGACGGCTCTGGGACAAAAGAAAGTTTTGGCCGAGATACAGATCCGGACGCTTGCCATGAATTTCTGGGCTACCATTGAACATTCGCTGAGTTACAAGTTTCGGGAAGGGTTACCTGATGAGATGAGAACCAGGCTGAAAAAAACGGCTGAGGCCGCGTTTATACTGGACAACGAGATGTCTGCAATTCGTCTACAGATTTTGGAGGCGCAGAAGGCATTTGAGGATGATTCCAATATCGTGTCAAGAACATTGAATATCATTCATCAATTATACTTCTACCACCTTGTCAGTGAAGCAATTGAAGCACAGAAGCGATTTAACGATTACTGGGAACGGCATGATATGGAAGGGCTCAAAGACTTGCTGGATGACGTGAAGAAACTTCTGAACAACGCCAGAAAGGGCGAAAACCCGGATGAGCATCTATGA
- a CDS encoding DUF309 domain-containing protein, which produces MSIYEPLYVDYLIYFNRDQDYFECHEVLEELWLERNRDSLYKGLLQIAVGLYHFRNGNLRGGTMMLQSSLDLLEPYPATILGIDLGALVRDVQEIVKQLSQSDVQSVTYRDLSIRIVDEVLEQEISRRSLELKPNIPQRRSPTRGRIYEEKMKAMDQSKS; this is translated from the coding sequence ATGAGCATCTATGAGCCACTGTACGTTGACTACTTAATCTACTTCAATCGGGATCAGGATTATTTCGAGTGCCATGAGGTGCTGGAAGAATTGTGGCTTGAACGGAACCGGGATTCTCTCTATAAGGGATTGTTGCAAATTGCAGTTGGTTTATACCACTTCAGGAATGGCAATCTCCGCGGAGGAACGATGATGTTACAGAGCTCACTTGATCTTCTGGAACCTTATCCTGCTACGATTCTGGGCATTGACCTAGGGGCTTTGGTACGGGATGTACAGGAAATCGTGAAGCAACTGTCCCAATCAGATGTTCAGTCTGTGACTTACAGGGATTTGTCAATACGAATTGTTGATGAGGTCTTAGAACAAGAGATATCTAGAAGATCGCTTGAGCTAAAACCAAATATTCCGCAACGTCGGAGTCCTACCAGAGGGCGAATATACGAAGAGAAGATGAAGGCGATGGATCAGAGTAAAAGTTGA
- a CDS encoding thioredoxin family protein: MKSKKKKKSAAILIFLGILIIMIAALVVVDQQSKKQMDSVENAYGIAASKLNPATRELLSDPNYQQIIVPTDLKAKIDNKDSFFVYFFASDCSHCRATTPQLMPLVDSEGIELPQFNLREFEAGWTDYNIEFTPTLVYYEAGVEKDRMVGGLKENGSDQGYTLDDYKQFFQKYKGSATPSAS; the protein is encoded by the coding sequence ATGAAATCCAAGAAGAAAAAGAAAAGTGCTGCGATCCTTATTTTCCTGGGTATTTTAATCATTATGATTGCAGCACTGGTTGTCGTAGACCAGCAATCCAAGAAACAGATGGATTCAGTGGAAAATGCTTATGGGATCGCTGCTTCCAAGCTTAATCCAGCTACACGGGAGCTACTTAGTGATCCCAACTATCAACAAATTATTGTACCCACTGATCTCAAAGCCAAAATCGATAACAAAGACAGCTTTTTCGTTTATTTCTTTGCTTCCGATTGCTCGCACTGCCGTGCAACAACACCTCAGTTGATGCCACTGGTTGACAGTGAAGGTATTGAGCTTCCACAGTTCAATCTGCGTGAATTCGAAGCAGGATGGACCGATTACAATATCGAGTTCACGCCTACACTCGTCTATTATGAGGCTGGTGTCGAGAAAGACCGTATGGTTGGCGGACTGAAAGAGAATGGCAGTGACCAGGGCTACACGCTGGATGATTACAAACAATTTTTCCAAAAATATAAAGGCAGCGCTACTCCTTCGGCAAGCTAA
- a CDS encoding RsmB/NOP family class I SAM-dependent RNA methyltransferase, with the protein MGVKLPLIFAERMKSLLGDEFEQFMKSYEQSPHAGLRVNTLKISMEQFDEIAPFDLRPIPWCETGFYVPHGVKPGLHPYYHAGLYYIQEPSAMAPVGLLQVEPGDRVLDLCAAPGGKTTQIAAKLQGKGVLVTNDIHAERTKALAKNVELYGVRNAVVLNESPERIANAFPHYFDKVLIDAPCSGEGMFRKDEDMVKSWEHHSVEKCVLMQRDILETAARLLAPGGTIVYSTCTFAPEENEAMIAEFLNVNRDFVVMDIPEETGFAPGRPEWVRQMMPEKAEETEAVLDQTRGTARLWPHLLEGEGHYVAVLQHRAGQGLQTDQPGVVKEGAMEYGQVVDVSRIEVEGKKDHSIAASSIAITKADRKKERLLRIESRESHDRQAGGGKNSGKQSKKGKDHGGRKSERGQGRGADSASIDPVAIYSQFMKEQLEIELTGETVCYGDRVYQSSVGAARLEGLKVIRPGWFMGTIKNGRFVPSHPLACALNASEARRSVNLSSADGEAVRYLKGETLNIEEERVVLKADTFAKGYVLVCVDGYAAGWGKWLDGVLKNEYPAGWRWTSV; encoded by the coding sequence ATGGGTGTAAAGTTACCTTTGATATTTGCTGAGCGAATGAAAAGTTTGCTGGGTGATGAGTTTGAACAATTTATGAAATCTTATGAACAGTCTCCTCATGCGGGACTGAGAGTGAATACGCTAAAAATATCGATGGAACAATTCGATGAGATTGCTCCGTTTGATCTAAGACCTATTCCGTGGTGTGAGACAGGATTCTATGTACCTCATGGTGTTAAACCGGGGCTGCACCCTTATTATCATGCAGGCTTGTATTATATACAGGAACCAAGTGCAATGGCTCCAGTTGGATTATTGCAGGTGGAGCCTGGAGATCGTGTGCTTGATCTATGTGCTGCTCCGGGAGGAAAAACCACACAGATTGCTGCAAAGCTGCAAGGCAAGGGTGTACTTGTGACGAACGATATCCATGCTGAACGCACGAAAGCGCTAGCCAAAAACGTGGAATTGTACGGGGTGCGTAACGCGGTTGTTTTGAATGAGTCGCCAGAGCGGATTGCAAATGCATTTCCTCATTATTTTGACAAAGTATTAATTGATGCGCCTTGCTCAGGTGAAGGCATGTTCCGCAAGGATGAAGACATGGTGAAATCGTGGGAACATCATTCGGTGGAAAAATGTGTGCTCATGCAGCGGGATATCTTGGAGACTGCGGCAAGATTGCTGGCCCCGGGAGGAACCATCGTATATTCGACATGTACCTTTGCGCCGGAGGAAAATGAAGCGATGATTGCGGAGTTCCTGAATGTAAACCGTGATTTCGTAGTAATGGACATTCCTGAAGAGACAGGGTTCGCTCCAGGACGTCCGGAATGGGTACGTCAGATGATGCCAGAGAAGGCAGAAGAGACGGAAGCTGTACTGGATCAAACGCGTGGCACCGCAAGATTGTGGCCTCACCTTTTGGAAGGAGAGGGACATTATGTCGCTGTATTGCAGCATCGTGCAGGGCAAGGATTACAAACAGATCAACCTGGAGTAGTTAAAGAAGGAGCAATGGAGTATGGGCAGGTCGTGGATGTGTCCAGGATTGAAGTAGAGGGGAAAAAGGATCACTCTATTGCTGCTTCTTCAATTGCTATAACCAAGGCTGATCGTAAAAAGGAACGTTTATTGCGAATCGAATCCCGAGAGTCCCATGACAGACAGGCTGGCGGCGGCAAGAATTCGGGTAAACAGAGCAAAAAAGGTAAAGATCACGGTGGACGTAAATCGGAACGGGGTCAGGGACGCGGAGCTGATTCGGCAAGTATTGATCCGGTTGCGATCTACAGTCAGTTTATGAAAGAACAATTGGAGATTGAGTTAACTGGAGAGACGGTATGTTATGGAGATCGGGTGTATCAATCATCGGTTGGTGCAGCTCGATTGGAGGGACTGAAAGTCATTCGTCCAGGCTGGTTTATGGGCACGATCAAGAATGGGCGATTTGTTCCGTCCCACCCGCTTGCCTGTGCTCTGAATGCATCTGAAGCACGGCGAAGCGTAAATCTGTCATCCGCTGATGGCGAAGCCGTGAGATACCTCAAGGGTGAAACGTTAAATATTGAAGAAGAACGAGTGGTGCTCAAGGCGGATACGTTTGCCAAAGGGTATGTTCTTGTATGTGTAGATGGTTATGCCGCTGGCTGGGGAAAATGGCTGGATGGTGTACTGAAGAATGAATATCCGGCAGGGTGGAGGTGGACATCGGTATGA
- a CDS encoding pseudouridine synthase codes for MNGKGKQTLRLDKILSHMGVGTRSELKKMVKQGRIHVDGKAVKDSGVQVNPEVNVIEADGERIVYREMIYLMLHKPPGVVSATEDNRDKTVLDLLRKEDRVFNPFPVGRLDKDTEGLLILTNDGPLAHDLLSPRKHVPKTYEARVLGNVDEADVQRFKAGIQLDDGYETLPAELTILGQEETEEGTISSISLIIHEGKFHQVKRMFQAVGKRVVYLKRVAMGELELASDLAIGSYRELTADELSLLRK; via the coding sequence ATGAATGGAAAAGGCAAACAAACGTTGCGTCTGGACAAAATATTAAGCCATATGGGTGTGGGAACACGAAGTGAACTCAAAAAGATGGTGAAACAAGGCAGAATCCATGTGGACGGCAAAGCGGTGAAAGACAGTGGTGTACAGGTGAACCCTGAGGTCAACGTCATTGAAGCCGATGGAGAGCGGATTGTGTATCGGGAGATGATCTATCTGATGTTGCATAAACCTCCGGGTGTCGTGTCTGCTACCGAGGACAACAGAGATAAGACGGTACTGGATCTGCTGCGCAAAGAGGATCGGGTGTTCAATCCTTTTCCTGTGGGACGACTAGATAAGGATACGGAGGGACTGCTCATTCTTACGAATGACGGTCCACTTGCCCATGATCTGTTATCTCCACGCAAGCATGTGCCCAAAACCTATGAAGCTCGTGTTCTGGGAAACGTGGATGAAGCGGATGTGCAACGTTTCAAGGCGGGCATTCAATTGGATGACGGATACGAGACGCTGCCGGCCGAACTGACTATACTTGGTCAGGAAGAAACGGAGGAAGGCACGATCTCGTCGATCTCGCTTATTATTCACGAAGGGAAGTTTCACCAGGTGAAACGTATGTTTCAGGCGGTAGGCAAGCGTGTGGTCTATCTGAAACGCGTAGCCATGGGTGAGCTGGAACTAGCTTCCGATCTTGCTATCGGAAGCTATCGTGAACTAACCGCAGATGAGTTGAGCCTTCTGCGGAAGTAA
- a CDS encoding Cof-type HAD-IIB family hydrolase has translation MTYKLIALDVDGTLLNDHHELTEWTQETLIQASRQGAEIVLCSGRGPANTIPFMEQMGLDGYVITHNGAVTAQVNTREVVHHFALDGQGLEPIISYCRANGVHFDINTAFGLYVDQPEGLGLQVREMYYNFMAEPLKLPKWVDMTEPLAKFTAFGPIEQMDAVLQEWSTWNLPYYMTRSGDFFIDLMHPEASKGAALKRLAESKGIMPSEIMAIGNYFNDITMLTFAGKGIAMDNSPDEVKAAADEVTLSNNEQGVAHAIQKYVLSV, from the coding sequence ATGACTTATAAATTAATTGCACTTGATGTAGATGGAACACTGCTGAATGATCATCATGAACTTACCGAATGGACTCAGGAGACCTTGATCCAAGCTTCCCGTCAGGGAGCAGAGATTGTCCTGTGTTCAGGTAGAGGTCCTGCCAACACGATTCCTTTTATGGAGCAGATGGGACTGGATGGATATGTGATTACGCATAACGGCGCCGTTACCGCGCAAGTCAATACCCGTGAGGTAGTTCATCATTTTGCATTAGATGGACAAGGACTGGAGCCGATCATATCCTACTGTCGAGCCAATGGAGTACATTTTGACATCAATACGGCATTTGGTCTGTATGTGGATCAACCGGAAGGTTTGGGGTTGCAGGTGCGTGAGATGTATTACAACTTTATGGCCGAGCCACTGAAGTTACCCAAGTGGGTTGACATGACAGAACCGCTGGCGAAGTTCACTGCATTTGGTCCGATTGAACAGATGGATGCAGTACTTCAGGAATGGTCTACTTGGAATCTGCCTTATTATATGACACGGAGTGGTGACTTTTTTATTGATCTGATGCATCCCGAAGCGTCCAAAGGCGCTGCTCTTAAAAGGCTTGCCGAATCGAAGGGAATCATGCCTTCGGAGATTATGGCGATTGGTAACTACTTCAATGATATTACGATGCTGACCTTTGCGGGCAAAGGCATTGCCATGGATAACTCCCCGGACGAGGTGAAAGCTGCTGCGGACGAGGTTACACTCTCCAATAACGAGCAAGGTGTGGCACACGCAATCCAAAAATATGTGTTATCCGTCTAA
- a CDS encoding GNAT family N-acetyltransferase, whose protein sequence is MHSFRIISQYINDGLQAVQAKPEDTEDVMSLLVETAEWLQSQGSSQWNALLKGEDSHDTAGAIRRGDVFVFKKGTDVAGMVILLVQPSPWDIHLWGSKAHAEDGAIYLHRLAIRRKYAQSGLGRSILQWSSSGIHFEGKHTVRLDCGASNATLNAFYARNGYTFLGETDGYSTYEKSVELLS, encoded by the coding sequence ATGCACTCATTCAGGATCATTAGCCAATATATTAACGATGGTTTACAAGCGGTTCAGGCGAAGCCGGAAGATACGGAGGATGTGATGTCGCTGCTGGTGGAGACAGCCGAATGGTTACAAAGCCAAGGTTCTTCCCAATGGAACGCTTTGCTTAAAGGCGAAGATTCACATGATACGGCAGGGGCGATACGGCGTGGGGATGTGTTTGTGTTTAAAAAAGGAACGGACGTAGCGGGGATGGTCATCCTTTTGGTTCAGCCAAGCCCTTGGGATATTCATCTTTGGGGTTCAAAAGCTCATGCCGAGGATGGCGCAATTTATCTGCATCGGTTAGCGATTCGAAGAAAATATGCTCAGAGCGGTCTGGGACGGTCCATTTTGCAATGGTCCAGCAGCGGCATACATTTTGAAGGCAAACATACTGTTCGGTTAGATTGCGGAGCGAGCAATGCTACGTTGAACGCCTTTTACGCGCGGAACGGGTATACTTTTTTGGGAGAGACCGATGGTTACAGTACATATGAGAAGTCCGTGGAGCTACTGAGCTGA